In a genomic window of Stakelama saccharophila:
- the glyS gene encoding glycine--tRNA ligase subunit beta, with translation MTDFLLELRSEEIPARMQERARADLEKLFVAELDKAGLQATEIVTYATPRRLALIAKGLPQGTQAVSEELKGPPQGAPDQAVEGFCRKAGLTRDQLEVREVKGRATYFAVIDTPGRETTSVLAEAIPAVIRAFPWPKSMRWGAASTSTESLRWVRPLHGIVALFGENVVDFEFAGIRSGSATLGHRFHHPGAITIGSAADYVEKLRACHVIVDGAERRNIIALGAKMAAKKANLALVEDEGLLYENAGLTEWPAPLLGRFDEGFLDVPPEVIQLTARVNQKYFVCTPLPPAGGAGGGQSPEDNAASGHALPPTPSRTREGELANAFVCVANIDAADGGERIVAGNEKVLAARLSDARFFYDTDRKTKLEDLTPRLEKIVFHEKLGTVADKVERVAKLARWLVEEGIVGTAATTPPFASSKVETRDPGAAQERVSTSLDTNGDRARLAALAERAARLAKADLVTGMVGEFPELQGLMGGYYAAAQGEPPEVADAIRDHYKPVGQGDEVPTAPVTVAVGLADKLDTIAAFFVIGEKPTGSKDPFALRRAALGILRLLSENAIRFPLSTVRPELVEGLSFVAEEQGGTSTGSAPTAWWNEILLFFADRLKVQQREAGVRHDLIDAVFALGGEDDLVRLLARVKALQAFVATEDGANLLAGYKRAANILKKEGWGDTPSASVAPAQAGAHGFGEQPQAAEAKDMDSRLRGKDDEGAEKTLSYAPEPAENALIDALDAAEPQATAAIAREDFEGAMAALASLRAPIDAFFDTVTVNDADPDKRTARLALLARMRDAVHRVADFSKIEGATI, from the coding sequence GTGACCGATTTCCTTCTCGAACTCCGCTCGGAAGAAATCCCCGCACGCATGCAGGAACGCGCGCGGGCGGACCTTGAAAAGCTGTTCGTCGCCGAGCTGGACAAGGCCGGATTGCAGGCGACCGAAATCGTGACCTACGCCACCCCGCGCCGCCTCGCGCTGATCGCGAAAGGCCTGCCGCAGGGTACGCAGGCGGTATCCGAAGAATTGAAAGGCCCGCCCCAAGGCGCCCCCGATCAGGCGGTCGAGGGCTTCTGCCGCAAGGCCGGCCTGACGCGCGACCAGCTCGAGGTGCGCGAGGTCAAGGGCCGTGCGACCTATTTCGCCGTCATCGACACGCCGGGTCGAGAGACGACGAGCGTCCTCGCCGAGGCGATCCCCGCCGTCATCCGTGCCTTTCCCTGGCCGAAATCGATGCGCTGGGGCGCGGCCTCGACCTCGACGGAGTCCTTGCGCTGGGTCCGCCCGCTGCACGGCATCGTCGCCCTGTTCGGCGAGAACGTGGTCGACTTCGAATTCGCGGGCATCCGATCCGGATCGGCCACGCTCGGCCACCGTTTCCATCATCCGGGCGCGATCACCATCGGCTCGGCCGCCGACTATGTCGAAAAGCTGCGCGCCTGCCATGTCATCGTCGATGGCGCCGAACGCCGGAACATCATCGCACTGGGCGCGAAGATGGCGGCGAAGAAGGCCAATCTGGCGCTGGTGGAGGATGAGGGGCTGCTCTATGAAAATGCCGGCCTGACGGAATGGCCGGCGCCGCTGCTCGGCCGCTTCGACGAAGGTTTTCTCGACGTGCCGCCCGAGGTGATTCAGCTCACCGCGCGCGTGAACCAGAAATATTTCGTGTGCACCCCCCTCCCGCCTGCGGGAGGGGCCGGGGGAGGGCAGTCTCCCGAGGATAATGCCGCCAGCGGTCATGCCCTCCCCCCGACCCCCTCCCGCACGCGGGAAGGGGAGTTGGCCAACGCCTTCGTCTGCGTCGCCAATATCGACGCGGCCGATGGCGGCGAGCGGATCGTCGCCGGCAACGAAAAGGTCCTCGCCGCCCGCCTGTCCGACGCGCGATTCTTCTACGACACCGACCGCAAGACGAAGCTCGAGGACCTGACGCCGCGGCTCGAAAAGATCGTCTTCCACGAAAAGCTCGGCACCGTCGCCGACAAGGTCGAGCGCGTGGCGAAGCTGGCCCGCTGGCTGGTGGAAGAGGGGATTGTCGGCACGGCCGCCACCACTCCCCCGTTCGCTTCGAGCAAAGTCGAGACGCGTGATCCCGGTGCTGCCCAAGAACGTGTCTCGACTTCGCTCGACACGAACGGGGATCGGGCAAGGCTCGCCGCCCTCGCCGAACGCGCGGCGCGGCTGGCCAAGGCCGATCTCGTCACCGGCATGGTCGGCGAGTTTCCCGAGCTGCAGGGCCTGATGGGCGGCTATTACGCCGCCGCGCAGGGCGAGCCGCCAGAGGTCGCCGATGCGATCCGCGATCACTACAAGCCGGTCGGGCAGGGCGACGAGGTGCCGACCGCCCCGGTGACGGTGGCGGTGGGCCTGGCGGACAAGCTGGATACCATCGCCGCCTTCTTCGTGATCGGTGAGAAGCCGACCGGATCGAAGGACCCCTTCGCGCTCCGGCGCGCCGCCCTCGGCATCCTGCGCCTGCTGTCCGAGAATGCGATCCGCTTTCCGCTTTCCACCGTTCGCCCTGAGCTTGTCGAAGGGCTGTCCTTCGTCGCGGAAGAACAGGGCGGTACTTCGACGGGCTCAGCACCAACGGCGTGGTGGAATGAAATCCTTCTCTTCTTCGCCGACCGCCTCAAGGTCCAGCAGCGAGAGGCGGGCGTCCGGCACGACCTGATCGACGCGGTGTTCGCGCTCGGCGGCGAGGACGATCTCGTCCGCCTGCTCGCGCGGGTGAAGGCGCTTCAGGCATTCGTCGCCACCGAGGACGGCGCCAACCTGCTCGCCGGCTACAAGCGCGCGGCGAACATCCTCAAGAAGGAGGGGTGGGGCGATACCCCCAGTGCATCCGTTGCCCCTGCGCAGGCAGGGGCCCATGGCTTTGGCGAGCAGCCACAGGCGGCCGAAGCCAAAGACATGGATTCCCGCCTTCGCGGGAAGGACGACGAGGGTGCGGAAAAGACACTTTCCTACGCGCCCGAACCTGCGGAAAATGCCCTGATCGACGCGCTCGATGCGGCCGAGCCGCAGGCCACGGCCGCGATCGCACGGGAGGATTTCGAAGGTGCGATGGCGGCACTCGCCAGCCTCCGCGCGCCGATCGATGCGTTCTTTGACACGGTGACGGTAAACGACGCCGATCCCGACAAGCGCACCGCGCGCCTCGCATTGCTGGCGCGGATGCGCGACGCGGTGCACCGCGTCGCCGATTTCTCGAAGATCGAGGGGGCAACGATCTAA